A portion of the Tiliqua scincoides isolate rTilSci1 chromosome 3, rTilSci1.hap2, whole genome shotgun sequence genome contains these proteins:
- the ATOH7 gene encoding transcription factor ATOH7, giving the protein MKPCKLTNNMDSGLEADTQCRSGTVCAVKCGSERLESAAKRRLAANARERRRMQGLNIAFDRLRKVVPQWGQEKKLSKYETLQMALSYIMALTRILAEAERYSVEEDWINFHCEHFHQESCHAYTGQKVAAEVDPYAQRLFSFQPDHY; this is encoded by the coding sequence ATGAAGCCCTGCAAACTGACTAACAATATGGATTCTGGCTTGGAAGCTGACACCCAGTGCAGAAGTGGGACAGTCTGTGCAGTGAAGTGTGGCTCTGAACGCTTGGAGAGTGCAGCCAAGCGGAGGCTGGCTGCTAATGCCAGGGAAAGGAGAAGGATGCAAGGGCTTAACATTGCCTTTGACCGCCTACGCAAAGTGGTCCCCCAGTGGGGACAAGAGAAAAAGCTCTCCAAGTATGAGACCCTTCAGATGGCCCTGAGTTACATCATGGCTCTAACAAGGATCCTTGCTGAAGCCGAGAGATACAGTGTGGAGGAAGACTGGATTAATTTCCACTGTGAGCATTTCCACCAGGAGAGTTGTCACGCTTACACAGGACAGAAGGTGGCTGCTGAGGTTGACCCTTATGCACAGAGACTTTTCAGTTTCCAGCCTGACCACTACTAA